A window of Treponema primitia ZAS-1 genomic DNA:
GTATCGTTAAAAAATTCGTCCGCTCCTGCAGCTGGAACGGGGCTTACCGGGGCTGCAGCAGGAACTGGTACGACGGGCTGCACCGAGACAGCTGCTGGCCGTACCGGTACAGGCGCAACCATAGCCTGAACCGAGGAGAGGCTCTTGCCTATGGCGTCTTCAAACTGGTTAAGCCGGTCAAGGGCGGCAACAATCCCCTCCTCGATCCGGCCCTGATCTTCCTTAAAGCGCTGAACCGAACCCTCAAGCTCTTCCACCCGTTTTAGGGAACTTTCAAGCTTTTCCCGCAACAGCTTGTTTTCACCGGTCACCTGATTGACGTATTCAATCGCCTTGGTGATCTTCGTTTCAAGCTGTCGTACCTGCTCAAGGGTTACCATGGAACAACCCTCAGGAAGCCTGGACACCCAGGGCTGTTTTTGCCTGGGCAACCACGGCTTTAAAGGCTGCTGCGTCTTCTATTGCCAAATAGGCCAAGGCTTTCCGGTTAATGGTTACCCCTGCCTTGGCAAGTCCGTCCACCAGCCGGGAATAGGACAAACCTTCGGCGCGGCAGGCAGCGTTGATCCGGATAATCCAGATACGGCGGAAGTCACCCTTCCGATCCCGGCGATCCCGGTAGGCATAGAAAAGGCCCTTGGTTACCGCATCTTTGGCGGTTTTAAAGTTGGAATGGCGGCGGCCCCAATAGCCCTTCGCCTGTTTCAGTATCTTTTTACGATGGTCCTTTCTTCGGGACCCATCTACTGCTCTTGACATGGGATACTCCTGTTCTTTGGGTATTTCCTACCCGTAGGGCAGGAGCTTCTTTCTGATTACCGGTACGTTGTCACTGGACAGAATACCGGTATGGCGGAGATTCCGCTTCCGTTTGCTGGACTTTTTGGTAAGTATATGGCGAAGGTTCTGCTTCTTATACTTGACCTTACCGGTCCCGGTAAAGGAGTACCGCTTGGCGGCGCTCTTCTTGGTTTTCATCTTCGGCATGATGCCATCCTCTATTTCTTTATTTTGGGGCTTAGTATCATGGACATAAACTTACCTTCCATAAGTGGAGGTTTATCCATCACATATTCCCCTTCAATACGCTTGAGGACATCCTTAAGGACGTCCAGCCCGAGTTCGGTGTGGGCAAGCTCCCGGCCCCGAAATCGAACCGTTACCTTGACCTTATTACCTTCAGCAAGAAATTCCTGGACATGTTTGGACTTAAAATCCAAATCGTGCTCATCAATCTTGGGCTGCATCCGGATTTCTTTTAATTTTAAT
This region includes:
- a CDS encoding cell division protein ZapB, which produces MVTLEQVRQLETKITKAIEYVNQVTGENKLLREKLESSLKRVEELEGSVQRFKEDQGRIEEGIVAALDRLNQFEDAIGKSLSSVQAMVAPVPVRPAAVSVQPVVPVPAAAPVSPVPAAGADEFFNDTPEDPSLDTGETGSGELDIF
- the rplT gene encoding 50S ribosomal protein L20, with the protein product MSRAVDGSRRKDHRKKILKQAKGYWGRRHSNFKTAKDAVTKGLFYAYRDRRDRKGDFRRIWIIRINAACRAEGLSYSRLVDGLAKAGVTINRKALAYLAIEDAAAFKAVVAQAKTALGVQAS
- the rpmI gene encoding 50S ribosomal protein L35 is translated as MPKMKTKKSAAKRYSFTGTGKVKYKKQNLRHILTKKSSKRKRNLRHTGILSSDNVPVIRKKLLPYG
- the infC gene encoding translation initiation factor IF-3; this translates as MADKDLRINEQIRVREVRFIRDDGEQQVITTAEALEIAKEQGLDLVEVAPQAVPPVVKILNYGKFKFENEKKVRDSKKKQKLLKLKEIRMQPKIDEHDLDFKSKHVQEFLAEGNKVKVTVRFRGRELAHTELGLDVLKDVLKRIEGEYVMDKPPLMEGKFMSMILSPKIKK